CGGCAGGCGCGGCATTCAGGCTCATCGCAAGGACGGCGACGGTACCTGCCGTGCCGAGGCTGGCAAATCCAAGTATCTTCTTCATCGGTTCATTCATTTTCATGGTTCTAAGTGTGTGAGTTTCAGGTTTTGATCGTGCCGGGTTCGACACGGATGACGCCCATCATGCCCGCCGCCTGGTGTTCCAGAATGTGGCAATGGAACATCCAGTCACCGGGATTGTCCGCGGCGAAGGCGATCTCGACCCGTTCTTCGGGTGCCATCAGGACGGTGTCCTGCCATTCGCGATACCGAGTCGGTTGTCCGTTGCGGGCGATCACACGGAACGAATGCCCATGAAAATGGATCGGATGGTGCCAGGCGGTGCGATTATCCATCTCGAACATGTGCGACGTGCCCTGCGGCAGGACCAGCAAGGGGTCCATCATATGACCCGTCGCGGCTTCTCCATTGATGAACCACATGTTGCCCTCGCGCATCTGGTCCATCATCGACCCCATGCCGCCGCCCATCATCATCTGCCCCATCATTCCGCCGTTGAAGACGATCCGGTGCCGCGCGGCCGACGCCATGACCGGTTCGGCCAGCGGGTTGGGCGGCAGCTCCATCGACCAATCCGGCACCGTGTCCCGCAGCCTGTCCGGCGCGTAGGCAAGATCGACCAGACGGTATTCAAGTCCCTCGTAGAAGGCATCGATGACGGTCACGGCATCTCCGGGCTTGCCGGTCAAGTCGATGACCAGATCGACACGCATCGCCGGGCCGATCACCACGACCCCGCCGTCAGGGGCATGGGGCGTCACGGGTTGACCGTCCAGCGCGACCACGACGGGGGCAAGACCCCCGAAATCCAGCCCGAATATCCGCGCGTTCGCCGCGTTGACTAGCCGCAAGCGGATGCGCTCACCGGATTGCACCGAGATGCGTTCGGGGATCTGACCGTTGATGGTCACGGAATTGCCAATACGACCGCCGTGCATCGCGTCATGGCGGTTGCCGAAGTCATCCGCAATCTGTCCGTCCCGGGTCATGCGCCAGTCGTCCAACATCCAGGTCATGTCGCGATCGACGCGGATCGGGTCCGCCTCCTCGACGATCAGCGGCCCGTAAAGCCCGCGTCCGACCTGTTCCGAACTGCGCTGGTGCGGGTGATACCAGAACGTGCCCGCATCCAGCGCATCGAATTCGTACAGGAATTCGCCATCGAAGGGGATCGGGTCCTGCGTGAGGAACGGCACCCCGTCCATCGCATTGGGCGTGCGGATGCCATGCCAGTGGATTGTGGTCCCTTCATCCAACCCATTTTGAGCCACAACTCGCACGCGGTCGCCCTGCCGGACCCTGATTTCAGGACCGGGGACGGATCCGTCATAGCTCCAGACATTAGTCGGGCCGTATGGTGACGGGCGCAGGGCGGCCTGTCCGGATGCCGCGCGTAGGACAAATGGGTCCCCAGTTGGATCGGCCATCGCCATTCGTGCAGGTGACAGAGCGGATAGGGCTGTGAATGCGGCACCTGTGCGAAGCACGTGCCTTCGTGAAATCGGTCTGTGGAGGATCATCGCAACTGCCTTGATTTGAAAGGGTCGCACTCAGCCAGCTTCGGCCAAGGCAAGAATCAGGCCTCGCAGCAGGCGAGGCCGGTTTCAGGTTCAGACAGGCAGTTTGGGAGGGAATGGATCAAGCGACGGATTCGTGCCGAGTGAGATCAGAGGTTCGGCACCCCGGACGGCAGTACCAAAAGGCCTCGTGAGCCGCGCTGACGGCATCTTGGCAAGGAGGCCAGAAGTACCGCTGGAGCCGCAAGGAACAGGACACCCACCTTCACAGGCAGTGCCCTCAGCAAATCCGGTGGGATCGCACCCGCCGCAACGGCCATCCGCGCTTTCGGTGGGTTCCATCTGCGCCATAGCCGTGATTGACATACTGGCCGACGACATATCCGGCGCAGTCACTGCACCGAAGGTCAGCATGAGAATCAAAACAAGGCGAAAAACGCAGGTCATACAGTTACTGCTACAACCTTCCAGCAAGGGGAGGTCAAGTGACATTCTGTAACTTGGACGTGATACCCCTGTAGTGTATCCGCCTCAGACCTTCGCTACTGCCCTTCGCAGCCAGTTGCTCATGCAAAGGTTCATCAGTCCACTTGACGTTGGTCGACGTCAACTTGCCGTCGCAAATGAGGAAATGATATCCTCATGCTCGGTCAGCTTTTTTCGTGAGTATGAGTTTCCTCCCCATCTCTCGAATTACCGTGACCATAGAGATCGGCGTTCTGATGAGCGCGATCCTCGTGCTCGAATTCGAGGCTGGAATGGCTGATGCCGAATTCTCCCTTCAGCCGCTTCTTGATCGCGCTCTTGATCTCTTCAATCTTCGACCACCCCTCGGCTGCCACGACGACATGGCAGTCGAGCGCAGCCTCGTGCTCTTGCATTTGCCAGAGATGGACGTGGTGGACGTCGGCGACGCCTTCGACTTTCCGCATCGCTTCGACGACGGCCTCGTTGTCGATGTCCGGCGGGCTCCCGAGCATCAGGGTTCGGATTGGGCCGCCTATTTCAGTGAAAGACAGATACAGGATGTAGATGGCGATGCCGATGGTGATGGCAGGATCGACCCAACGCATGTCGTAAAGGATGATCAGCGACCCAGCGACGATAACCGCGACCGAAGCAAGCGCGTCCGACAGGTTATGCAGGAAAAGCGCGCGGATGTTCACGCTGCCCTTCTGCATCGAATAGGTCAGCATTGCGGTCAGCGTGTCGACCACAAGCGCAATTCCACCGAGAATGACGACGGTCCAACCCATGACTTCGGGTGGATCAATCATGCGCATGCCACCTTCGTAGATCAGGTAGAAGCCGATCAAAATCAGGGTGGTGTAGTTAACCAGGGCTGCGACGATTTCGACCCGACCATAGCCGAAGGTCATGCGCTCATCGGCTGGGCGGCGCGCGATCTTGCGTGCGGCGAAGGCAATGACAAGCGAGGCCATATCGGAAAAGTTGTGCAGCGCATCGGCGATCAGTGCCAGGCTGCCCGACAATATGCCCCCGACGATTTGCGCAACGGTAAGAAGCCCGTTCGCCCAGATCGCGATGGCAACCCGCCGATCGCCAGAATCCGGATCGATATGCGCGTGCCCGTGGTCATGTGGCATTGGCAGGCTCCTCATGCGCGTGTGTCGCGCGTCGGTCAGTCTTGAGGCGGTCGCTGCGGAAACCACGAACGCGCGCATTCATCCAGTGGCGTATGATATGACGGTAAAGGGCACCACGCAGCCATCCAAAGGATTGCTCATGGGACAAATAGAAGGCGTCCGGCGTATCAAACACGCCGAAATCCTGCACGATGCCGGTTTTCTGAATGTAGGTATCTTCTCCGTTCCAGGCGACGGGAGGCGCGCCAAGGCAATCCGTGCCCGCGCCATAACCGCAGAGACTGTCCGTGTCCGAGAAAGACGTTTGCAGGACTTTGAGGAAAGCGTCATCCAGGATGAAGCCTTCAAGGTTGATCCAGGCACCTTGAAATTCGATCTCGACCCATGAGTGGAGAATTTCCTGCGGAGCAAGCGGATACACCAGCTCAGGGACAACACCGCGCTGCAAGCCTTTGTGGATCGTAAACCCATGCAACCGGCAACGAATGCCGACACCACGCAGCAGCGCCATCAAGAGCGTGCCTTTGGTATTGCACTGCCCGTAGCCGTCGGAAAGCACTTCGAATGCGGGGATGTCGTCAGCACGATTGTATCCGAACGCGATTTCATTCCGAACGAAATCATGGGCAGCTCCGATCCGATCGTATTCGGATAAGCCGCGCCAGCTGCGGTTCTCAATTAGATGCGCAAGAGGCGCGGCATCAAAATCCAGTAGTTTGGTGGGTACAAGTAGGGGGTCGGTCATCTGCAACGGGTCGCTCCTCGAATCGTCTTGGAACAAGACTAATTGCTATAGTCACTATAGCTTCAACCCTTTCTTTCAGAAAGAATCTCCCGCAACTATTTGTCCGTGTGAACCGCTTTGTAGTGTTCGCCGTGTGCGTCGCGCAGGATGTCGATACCGCCCCAGGCCGCGATCCCGGCGACGATCACACCGACGACAAGGTCCGGCCAGTTGGTTCCTAGCCAGGCGACGAGGCCACCGGCCACGACGATCCCGAGGTTCGCGGCGAAATCGTTGTAACTGAAGGTGTTGGCCGCGCGGATGTTGACGTCCGGATTTTTGAGCTTAGCGAGCAGCCAAACGCAGACTGCGTTGATAGCCGCCGCGATCAGGGCCATTGCAATCATGATCGTCCCGAGCGGATCTGACCCACCGATGTAGCGGCGCCACGCATCGTAGAAGATGCCTGCAGCGAACAGGATCAGCAGCCCGCCGGAAACGTTCGCCGCCCCGCGTTTCCATTTGGCGGATCGGGACAAAGCGAAAAGGCTGATCGCGTAGACGAAGCTGTCGGAGAGGTTATCGAGCCCGTTGGCGATCAGGGCACTTGAGTCGCCGAAGGCGCCTGTTGCGAAAAAGGCCACGGCCAAACCGATATTGAGCGCCAGAACGATCCAAAGCGTCCGTCTCTCCATTAAATCTTGTCTAGCGGCCATTTTGTGGTTCCAGCTTGTGTTGTACGACACATTAACTTCTGCGGCTGATCTGCGTTCCAGCCGGAATGTTGGCTGAACTCCTTCAGGCCCCGATTTCCTCGTGTTCGGTCAAGCATTCCGAATGGTCCCGCAACACCTCAAGCACCTTGCAATCTCCCGTCCGCCCGCCGCTGCATTCGTGAACCATGCGTTTCAGTTCCGTGCGCAGCGCCTTCAGGCGGGCCATGCGCTGCTCCACCTGTTTGAGCTGGCGACGCGCGATGGCATCAGCCTCATCACAGGGCCGGTTGGGATGGTCGCTGAGGTCGAGCAGCTCGCGGATCGCATCAAGCGAGAAACCGAGTTGTCGCGAGTGGCGGATGAAGGACAGTCGATCAAGCTGTGCATTGTCGTAGCGCCTCTGTCCGCCTTCGGTCCTGCCAGGTTCGGGCATGAGTCCGATCTGTTCGTAGTACCGGATGGTCTGCACTTTTGTGCCAGTCTTCTTTGACAGAGTACCGATCGTGAGCATTTTCGCCTCCATGAAAAAGATACAGTTTGTGTAGGTTTTGCCGTCGGAATAAACAAGTGTCGGATTCACAGACGCGTGAGTTCAAGCTATACCATGATTTCGTGCTTGAACCTCTAGCGGCTAGAGGATGTATCCGCACAGGCAATAAGAATAAAAATCAGGCGAACAGGATTGTCCCTTACATCGGCACAGAAGTTTCTTTGGGTTTTGGCAGGCGTGGCAGCGCTTGCCTTCGTATGGCTTTTGCTTTGGTCCGATTATCGTGCCGATAGCGCCCGAAATGACGCCGAGCCGCCTTTTTTCGCTGAGTTCGAACTGACGGACCACCAGGGTATGGTTCAAACCGAGGAGGACTTTGCGGGGCGCTGGATGCTGGTTTTTTTCGGCTTTACCAACTGCCCCGACGTCTGCCCGACGACCCTATCTGAGGTCGCGGCGGTGATGGACGGTCTGGGCGACGATGCCGCCAAGGTCCAGCCGATTTTCATAACAATCGACCCTGAACGAGACACGCCCCCAGCACTCGCCGAATACGTCCCGCTGTTCGATGCGGGCATCATCGGGCTGACGGGCACGCCGGAACAGATCGCCGCGACGTCCGAGACGTTTCCAATCTTCTTTGAGCGCGTCGAAGAGGCCGCAGCGCCGGATGGTTACACGATGGGCCACACGTCGCATCTGTTCCTCTTCGACCCCGAGGCAGGCTTCGCCGACTCGTGGCCCTACGGCACCTCCGCCGAAGAGATCCTCGTCGACCTGGAAGAGAGGATCTGACCGAAATGAACCGTATCTCCGGAGAAACAGCCCTCGGGCTGGCGTGGATCATCGCGCTCGTCGCCTCGCTTGCCGTGCTTTTCATCGGCGAGGTGCTGGGGCAGACGCCCTGTGTGCTGTGCTGGTTCCAGCGCGCCTTCATGTTCCCCTTGGCCATTGTCCTCGGGCTCGGCCTTTGGTGGCGGGACGGCCGCGTGGGGCGCTACGGCATCGCATTGGCGCTTGGCGGCGGCGCAATCGCCCTCTGGCACATGGGGCTGTACGTCGGTCTTGTTCCCGAACGCATCCAGCCCTGCACGGCCACCGGCCCCTCTTGCACCGATGACAACCAACTGGTCTTCGGCATCCCGATCCCGCTGATGGCGCTCGCCACCTTCGCGCTGATCGGGGCGCTGTCGGCCCTTTCATTGAAGGACACACGAACATGAACCGACGCGGCCTGATCCTGTCCGTTCTCGCTGTCGGCGTCGCCGGTTTCGGCGGAGCCACCTGGTTTGCAACCCGCCCCGGCCCGGTGGCCGAAGCGGAGCCCGTTGCTCCGGAACTTGCGGACGCGGTGATCCGCCCCTACTCGCCCATCCTCGGGCCTGCGGATGCGCCCGTCACGATCGTCGAATTCTTCGATCCGGCCTGCGAGGCCTGTCGCGCCTTTCATCCCATCGTGAAGGACATCATGGCCGAGCATGGGGATGCTGTCCGCGTCGTGATCCGCTACACGCCCTTCCACGGCGCGGCATCCGAGGAAGCCATCCGTGTGCTCGAGGCGGCGCGCATGCAGGACGTTTACGAGCCGGTGCTTGAGGCCGTTCTGCGGGAGCAGCCGAGATGGGCGTCGCACGGTGCCCCGGAACCCGGCCTGATCCTTCAGATCGCCGCCACGGCCGGGCTCGATGCAGACGCCGCGCGCACGCAAATGCTGGCACCGGATGTCGTAGCAATTCTGAACCAGGATCGTGCCGACGTCGAGACCGTGGGAATTCGCCAGACGCCCACATTCTTCGTGAACGGCACGCCGCTCGATCCATTCGGAGAGGCAGAATTGCGTCGCCTAGTGGCCGCCGAAGTCGCTGCCGCGCAAAGCTGAATGGAAAGGGCAGGATCAGAACTATGAAAAAGTATATTTTGACCAGCACACTGGCGGCGCTTTTGACCCTTGGAGGGCTCTCGGTGCCCGCGCTGGCCGGACCCGAGGATGTGGTCGTCGAGAACGCGTGGTCCCGCGCCTCCATCGGGATGAACCGTCCCGGGGCCGCTTACATGACGATTCGCAACACTGGCGACGAGCCAGTGACGCTGATCGGCCTTACAACACCGCTCGCGATGATGCCCGAAATCCACGAGACGAAGACAAATGCCGAAGGTGTGAGTTCCATGAGCCCGGCGGGGGAGATCGCGATCGCCCCGGGCGAGAGCGTCGCGCTCGAATCGGGGGGCCTGCACGCAATGCTGATGCGGCTACAAGAACCGATGACGGAAGGGGACACCTTTCCGCTGACCCTGCTTTTCGACGACGGAGGCGAGGTGACGGTCGAGGTGCCGATCCTCGGCATCGCCGCGCGGGGGCCAGAGGACTGATGCGGCGACGGGCGATCCTGGGGTATGGTGCGCCTGGTGTCGGGGCGGTCGCCCTGATGCTCTTCGTCGGTTGGTGGCAGGTCGATGGCCCCGGTGGACCTGAGCCTATCGGGCAGCGGCCAGTGGCTCTGACCGCGATGGATTTCCGTCTGACGGATCATGAGGGCAACGCGGTCGGGCCGGAAACCCTGATCGGGCGACCGACGATGGCGTTCTTCGGCTTCACCTACTGTCCCGATGTCTGCCCGACCACGCTCTCGGACATTTCGGGATGGCTCGACGATCTGGGAGACGAGGCCGACGAGATGAACGTGGTTTTCATCACGGTCGATCCCGAGCGCGACACTGTCGAAACGATGGCCGAATATGTCGGCTACTTCCATCCGGCGATTCGCGGCTGGACGGGGCCGGAGGAGCAGATAGCGCGCGTCGCGGACGGCTTCCACGCCACCTACGAAAGGGTGCCGACGGAGAGCGGCGATTACACGATGAACCACAGCGCGAGCGTCTTCCTGTTCGCAGCCTCTGGGCGGTTTGTCATCATGATCGACTATCACGAACCCAGAGAATTCGCGGTGCCGAAAATTCGCCGCGCGCTGGAAGAAGAAACGGAGGGGGCGACATGAGGCTCAGAACTATGGCGGCTTGTGTCGCAATTGCGGGGATGGTTTCGGGAGCGGCTATCGCCCTCTCTGATTTCATGTCGAAAGAACCCGTGCCGCCGGAACTTGCCTCGGCAGGTAAATGGATGCCCCAAGGTCCTGAAGCTCCCCAAAACGTTGACATCCTCGTGACGCTGCCCGCGACGGCATGGGCAGAAGATGCACCCGACCTCGGCCCCCTGCCCCTTCTGCAGGTCGCGTTTGCCGACAGGCCCGTGCAGGCGATCGAGCCACCCCTGTCGACATGGTCGCGCGACATTGCACCTGGCGAGACGCTCGATTTCTTGCTGTCTGAAGCTGGTCTTGCAGCACCTGACAGAGCCGAAGTTGCCCTCGCGCTTGGCGCGGAATACGATCTGCGACGGCTGCGGCCGGGGCACTCGGTCACTGTTGCTTCGACCGTGGACGGCAGCCCCCGCACCGTCTCACTCGCCGTCGAGGACGGTGTGCGGATCGAGGTGGTTTTCGGCGAGCAGTTGTCTGCGCAGGTCGTGGCTCCGGATCCGGAGATCGTAACCCTTGCCGGCGAAG
The window above is part of the Roseovarius sp. THAF27 genome. Proteins encoded here:
- a CDS encoding cation diffusion facilitator family transporter, with protein sequence MPHDHGHAHIDPDSGDRRVAIAIWANGLLTVAQIVGGILSGSLALIADALHNFSDMASLVIAFAARKIARRPADERMTFGYGRVEIVAALVNYTTLILIGFYLIYEGGMRMIDPPEVMGWTVVILGGIALVVDTLTAMLTYSMQKGSVNIRALFLHNLSDALASVAVIVAGSLIILYDMRWVDPAITIGIAIYILYLSFTEIGGPIRTLMLGSPPDIDNEAVVEAMRKVEGVADVHHVHLWQMQEHEAALDCHVVVAAEGWSKIEEIKSAIKKRLKGEFGISHSSLEFEHEDRAHQNADLYGHGNSRDGEETHTHEKS
- a CDS encoding disulfide bond formation protein B translates to MNRISGETALGLAWIIALVASLAVLFIGEVLGQTPCVLCWFQRAFMFPLAIVLGLGLWWRDGRVGRYGIALALGGGAIALWHMGLYVGLVPERIQPCTATGPSCTDDNQLVFGIPIPLMALATFALIGALSALSLKDTRT
- a CDS encoding helix-turn-helix domain-containing protein, translated to MLTIGTLSKKTGTKVQTIRYYEQIGLMPEPGRTEGGQRRYDNAQLDRLSFIRHSRQLGFSLDAIRELLDLSDHPNRPCDEADAIARRQLKQVEQRMARLKALRTELKRMVHECSGGRTGDCKVLEVLRDHSECLTEHEEIGA
- a CDS encoding SCO family protein: MAGVAALAFVWLLLWSDYRADSARNDAEPPFFAEFELTDHQGMVQTEEDFAGRWMLVFFGFTNCPDVCPTTLSEVAAVMDGLGDDAAKVQPIFITIDPERDTPPALAEYVPLFDAGIIGLTGTPEQIAATSETFPIFFERVEEAAAPDGYTMGHTSHLFLFDPEAGFADSWPYGTSAEEILVDLEERI
- a CDS encoding copper chaperone PCu(A)C, giving the protein MKKYILTSTLAALLTLGGLSVPALAGPEDVVVENAWSRASIGMNRPGAAYMTIRNTGDEPVTLIGLTTPLAMMPEIHETKTNAEGVSSMSPAGEIAIAPGESVALESGGLHAMLMRLQEPMTEGDTFPLTLLFDDGGEVTVEVPILGIAARGPED
- a CDS encoding multicopper oxidase family protein; translated protein: MILHRPISRRHVLRTGAAFTALSALSPARMAMADPTGDPFVLRAASGQAALRPSPYGPTNVWSYDGSVPGPEIRVRQGDRVRVVAQNGLDEGTTIHWHGIRTPNAMDGVPFLTQDPIPFDGEFLYEFDALDAGTFWYHPHQRSSEQVGRGLYGPLIVEEADPIRVDRDMTWMLDDWRMTRDGQIADDFGNRHDAMHGGRIGNSVTINGQIPERISVQSGERIRLRLVNAANARIFGLDFGGLAPVVVALDGQPVTPHAPDGGVVVIGPAMRVDLVIDLTGKPGDAVTVIDAFYEGLEYRLVDLAYAPDRLRDTVPDWSMELPPNPLAEPVMASAARHRIVFNGGMMGQMMMGGGMGSMMDQMREGNMWFINGEAATGHMMDPLLVLPQGTSHMFEMDNRTAWHHPIHFHGHSFRVIARNGQPTRYREWQDTVLMAPEERVEIAFAADNPGDWMFHCHILEHQAAGMMGVIRVEPGTIKT
- a CDS encoding thioredoxin domain-containing protein; translation: MNRRGLILSVLAVGVAGFGGATWFATRPGPVAEAEPVAPELADAVIRPYSPILGPADAPVTIVEFFDPACEACRAFHPIVKDIMAEHGDAVRVVIRYTPFHGAASEEAIRVLEAARMQDVYEPVLEAVLREQPRWASHGAPEPGLILQIAATAGLDADAARTQMLAPDVVAILNQDRADVETVGIRQTPTFFVNGTPLDPFGEAELRRLVAAEVAAAQS
- a CDS encoding cation transporter; translated protein: MERRTLWIVLALNIGLAVAFFATGAFGDSSALIANGLDNLSDSFVYAISLFALSRSAKWKRGAANVSGGLLILFAAGIFYDAWRRYIGGSDPLGTIMIAMALIAAAINAVCVWLLAKLKNPDVNIRAANTFSYNDFAANLGIVVAGGLVAWLGTNWPDLVVGVIVAGIAAWGGIDILRDAHGEHYKAVHTDK
- a CDS encoding SCO family protein, encoding MRRRAILGYGAPGVGAVALMLFVGWWQVDGPGGPEPIGQRPVALTAMDFRLTDHEGNAVGPETLIGRPTMAFFGFTYCPDVCPTTLSDISGWLDDLGDEADEMNVVFITVDPERDTVETMAEYVGYFHPAIRGWTGPEEQIARVADGFHATYERVPTESGDYTMNHSASVFLFAASGRFVIMIDYHEPREFAVPKIRRALEEETEGAT
- a CDS encoding transglutaminase family protein codes for the protein MTDPLLVPTKLLDFDAAPLAHLIENRSWRGLSEYDRIGAAHDFVRNEIAFGYNRADDIPAFEVLSDGYGQCNTKGTLLMALLRGVGIRCRLHGFTIHKGLQRGVVPELVYPLAPQEILHSWVEIEFQGAWINLEGFILDDAFLKVLQTSFSDTDSLCGYGAGTDCLGAPPVAWNGEDTYIQKTGIVQDFGVFDTPDAFYLSHEQSFGWLRGALYRHIIRHWMNARVRGFRSDRLKTDRRATHAHEEPANAT